The stretch of DNA ACTAGCAAGACGATTCCAGTTAGACTGTAATTTCTGGTATGTTCCAAAATTGTTATAGGATTAATAAACCAGGACAAGGACACAAGTGTAAACGACACCATTTACCATTATGATGCTGTCGGGACAGTAAAGTGATGATTACCTTTCTTCATATGGCCCTCCAGCAGCGCTCTGTGTCTGAAAATCAGTACATAGAAGACGGCCTGGCAGGTGCTATAAAAGGGTCCATGGAGATTGATGTCACAACAAGCCTGTTTGCCACTGCTGTTCTGGCTGTCAATGTAGCCATGTATCCATGAAATCAACAGGTCCAGGCAGGCCCGGACAGTGCTGCAAGAGAGGGCAACCACAGATTGGAGCAAAAGCAGAATCAAACGGGTTCTCACAACTAGCTGCAATGTACAAAGTGGTCTTTGCAGGAAAATAAACTCACAGCACTGGGATGAACTTGGCCCGGGCTAGGAAACTGCCCAGATACCCGGCAGCAGCTTGGCGGAGGATGGCAGGCTGAGATGGGTTCTGCAGGATCTTCCACAGGTGATCCAGGAAGGCCTCAGTCAAAGCCTTAACATAGAGAAATACTTTTACCATAATGTGTTCCTGTTTTTGGCTGTAATTTTGGCTTCTgtcaaaaaaaacctcaaagtCTGACTGGTTACCACAGGGAAAAAATTAGTGTCTGTAATTTAATTTAACAGAGCACGAACAAttgatgtttcttttctttaaatgaattAGTATCAGTGTGTGGCAAACTGACCAGTCTGAAGCTGCAAAGATAAAACAGTATATACTGGACGTGACAGGAAGCATGTGTTGGTAGAATAAGTTTGTCAAAGACACTCAAAAGATCTCTGTACAGTTCTTTAGTCCGTTCCACATGTAGAGAACCTGGGAAATCAAGCAAGAAAAGGACacataaaaaacaacattaaccccttaaaaatgtttctgttaaaatatgttttatatttgttttataaACATGCTGTGTCAGAAATCACTTTCTATTCTATAAATAGTGCTTTCCCATTTTATAGGGCTGTACAAATGTTAGTTGAGGATCGCTGTACCCTTACCCTCAATGAATGCCATAATTTATAATGAAAAGCCACGTACAACCTAGCCAAACAATGTATACCATCATACGCTGCTGTCACATCCAAAAAGTTAATGATGATTATTAAGTAAAAATGAACACTAGCAGAAGAAAACCTTATTAattccagaaaaaaaatcagtttttgtgttttacCCTGAACTGTACATAGAACACATATGCAATCATTGAGTGAGAGATGCCAGAACAAGCTGCCATCCCCAAATCAGGggggtaccttgctcaagggctcTTTGGCAGCGCTCTGGAAATCTCCTGGGGCCTCACGTAAAGGGTGCGTACACAGAAAAACATTGAGTTTTCCATGTTAAAATGTATCAAAAGTGAACTGACGATGAAAATGTGCAGTGCCCCATGCCAACATCGTGAGTGACTTATGCACATTTCTAGTGCTTTGAAGCCATTGGCAACCCTAAGTGGTGATGCCAGGGAACTGTTAATAATCTCAAAAGGGCATTCCTGAGAGTCATAGTAACATTAGATATAAAGAGACGAACAATTAACACACCCAGATGTTTATGAGCTGATATAAAAGTGTGTGAAATGGTGCAGAAAGCACCACTAAAACCATGGCAGCATGGGCGCTGTTTGAAGATATTGCCAATCTAGCAGTGTGTAGAGGAGGACTGGCTCAACAGCTACATTAGGTTCCCAGGGACAGTCCTCATGGAAATGTGTGCTGAACTGCAGCCACACTTGCAGTGTGACACAGCCAACAGCCCATACAGGTGCTGACCACACTGGGCTTCCCAAACACGGGATCATTTCAGAGAGAACTGGCCAACCGTTCGGGACTGAACAGGTCAACATGGTTGGCAACAGGCTACAAGCTGGCACCGTGCGGGATCGGTGGCTtcttgtgaaataaaaaatTGATTTGTACTAAAATGAATCCACTCCTGACAGGTCCCGAGCATATGGGCCCCTGAATATGATTCTGGGTTCAGCATCATTACTCATTAGTGGTTAAGTTTAGTGCTGTTTTTTGCTGCTACACTACAGATGCCACAACAAGACCCTTATTGACACTATGTTTAAAGTATTTACCGTATGTCATTAATCAAGTGTACAAGGTGTTAAAGTGACTTGCTTTTCCTCAGAACACAACTGTAGTGCCTGATCCATGTTAGTGGGGGAAAGTGATTGTATTAAGTAGAGAATATAACTTGTCTTCTATTTATCATTGATGCCAGAGAGCAGCACTGTCCATGCAAGTCTTTGTACATGAGGCCCATGGTCTCCTACTACCAGCCCACTTCCCATTGTTTTCGGTCTGCAACTGGGACTCAAACGGAGCCCCACCAGCCCAGTTCCCCACAGACTGAACTGACTCTTCACTTACCATTTACATGACAGATGTCCTTTACATAAGCCATCAACACAGCCATAAGAGTGTCCAGCCTCTCAGCCACTGAGTGAGATGTCACAGCCATCGTGGATGGGTTGGCTGGCATGTCTTCATCCtgacaacagcaaaaaaacaaaaacaaaatgtaatgCTTATATGAATCCTGTATAACTGTTGGGTTGAATTAGCCTTGAATTTATTGTCACGCTAGAAAACGTGAAAAAGCTATACTGAACTAAAAAAACATCTAATGGATCGGAAAATGTGTGCAGTTGATACCATGTCAAACAGTCCCTCCTCCTTCAGGGGGTGTCCCTGCAGATTCTGCATAGCtatttcctctgcttcctcaaTATCTGATCTAGAAGCACTCAcctgaaacacaacacacaccaagaTTTTGGGGTGTATTAACCAGTATAACTTGTAATTTACATTATATCACTTGCTGGACTACCTACATCCAATTGGAGCATCTTTCCAATGATCAGCTCTAGTATGTCTCTCCTGATTGATGGTATATAGACTGAAACTCTCAGAAGATTGTGGACATAACACTCCTGTAGAAGACAACACAGAGTCAATCAATGAGACAGATCAAGTTTCATTATGCTTTgtaaaaattgtttttctttgctgttaTTTGCACCTAACCCAACCAAACTTCAGAACAGATTTCACTGATACTGTTTGGGAGTATCTTACTAATGTTCTTGAAGATTTCTGGATGAATGGAAAATTTTCTTGAAAGACAGGCATCAGAAAGTGACTTGTGCTGCAATAAATTGGACAAAAATATTAACTGTATTCCAAAAAATTAAGCATTATGTTGAAAACGATCCCAACATAAGTACAAGTCATTTGAACCAAGTGGAAATTGCTGAAATAAAACGAGAATTTATGGCTTACGATGGAACATATTTGGCGATGAGCTGGAGAGCCTTGTGACACTGATCAAAGTTTCTAGAAAgatctaaagaaaaaaagaagctgtttttttaaaggagctGATCAGCAGGGCAGATAATGAAAGTGACTAAATGTCCTACAACAGGTGATTCATATTTCAATTGAAACGTGGAAAATAACACTTACTTTCAtactcatcctcatcctccgaGTCTGAAATATTAACTCCCTCTACACAGATTCTAACTCGCACtggaaaaatataaaaaataaacacaggaatttgaagaaagacaaaaacagacacgGTAAGATAACAAGTCTTTTCAGTAATTAAACATCATGAGGTTTGAAGTCTCTGAGCAGCTACTAATAAACACATACTGGGAGTGAAGTAGGTAACCACCATCTTGAGGCAGGCACACAGGTAAACAGTCTGTGCTGAGACCAGGTTGCCAAGAAATGTCATGTACTCTTCCACAACAGCCTGTCTACGGCCAATCCATGGaagtttctaaaaaaaacacaaaaacaataagTCAAGAGAACAGAATAAGCAACTGTTGTCCAAAGTGTAACACTGGAAGAAACGACTTAAATTCAGATACAGTATATCAACTGCTACCaagcaacttttaaaaaaaagcacatttgagCATTAAATATTTCAAGTAAAGCTTTACAATcataatttaaatttaaataaaatataatttaaaaataaaaccagcttGTTATTTATTGCCTTCAAGAATATATTACAGAAAATATTAGAAGCCTTTTCTAGCCACCTTAGAGACAAATAAACAGTTTCTTACCAGCACAGTGTAGATTAGCTGTTCATGGTCTTTATTCAGCTGAGACACGCAACTCCGTATTTCTTGCAGCCAACTGATAATCTGAGCATCCTTTAATACAACACCATGTTTGTTATTGaagaaagctttaaaaaaaagtgtaattACTAAATTTCTATTGTAATATACACGATTTACTGCACCTTTATGCAAGGATCAGCCAACTGGTGCTTTAACAGGTCATAGTCAGAAGAGTCTCCCTGAGTTAAAACACAAGTAGTACTTTAATTACTTCCTTCCTTTAATTACGCATccttgcgtgcgtgtgtgtgtaaacaagGTAAAACAGCTGAACATAGTTTTAATACTCACCTGTTTGTGTTTAGCTAAAATTTCGGAAACGCTCCCCCCAAATCGAACACTTTTAACTGGCGAAGCAATGGAAAACTCTCTACTGTCAATCTCCATATTTCACTGTGccacaaagaaacagaaagctGTTCTGACGCTAGTACCTGCTCTTATGATAGCAGATTCAGCCGAAGGcgagaaaacatttttacatttttactggAAGAGTCCACTATCCATATTTAGTGTGTTAATATTTTTCAACGTCTAAAAACAAATGCCCATATAAGAGAAAATTTGCCAAAGCCATGTGTGCGGTGTGTTTTCGCAAGAGGAAGAAAACCTGCATGTACGGAAGTGTTTACTGAGATCGGTGCCGCAGTCAAAGTCTTCCTGCAAGGCGCGCATGTAGGAAAATTGTTCCGGATGGTGTCAATGGACACGAAAGGATGCAAATCGATGTCTTCTTAAAATAACCGCCTATGTCATTTACCCCCGATTTTTCAGCAAATACCAAAAAAAACTGAACTGTTTTTGGATATATGATATTTACAAACAATTTTAATCacaacagtaataacaacaGATGCCTATTGACATACAAACAAGGTCAGTCAGTCAAACATGTAACATGGTAGAATTAAATGTCTTCGGCAAATTTGCAAACATGCCTTTTCGACTTGGGCAATTTTAAACCTTCTAATCTAACAGTAATAGAGTATAACTAACAAACTAAATAAACAAAATGCTGAGGAGGAATATGCGTTTCTTCACTCCTCCTTCGAGCTCTTCTGGGTTGTTGACTGATGCCTATTAGTGTGGCAAATTGTCAAAGGAGTGATGACACTTGACAGGCATGATGGGTTTCATTGACTGGAGGTCCTGGAACTTTCTCTCCTTGATTGGAAGAGCACATGGAAACAATCTTATCCATGCCATTGGCCTATTTGGCAACTGTACCATTTGTGACAGTTCGTCCCACACAGACGCTTTTGAGAATTGACAATATGAAATGGACCTTGCCTTCACTGCCAAAACTGAAGAAGCTGGGGTCTCCAGCCTTTTTTGCCTGGTCTGATGCTAAAGAAGTAAGATCCATTCAGTTTCATGAACTCATTCTGCTTGAGCCCTTTCACATGTTAAGCTGAAGGCCTGATTCTTGCAGTCTGGAGTATAATGACATAGTCTCTTGGGTTGAAGATAGAAAATTGGGTTGAAGTGCATGCTGACACACTCCATTTGTGTGTGGCCTGCAACAAGGTATTTCTGTGTTATTAGTACTCCATATTTCCTTGCACTCTCAGAGTATGCATCCGCCACACATGCAGTGTGATTCTGATAACTGCAACCGTCACTCCACATTATGAACTCCTTGAGTTCTGGATGGCCTTTGATCACACCTTAAAAATTACAATACTGAAGATGTGCAAATACAATCACAGTCCACCTTCTGATTTGTCTCAAATGTAGCAGTAGCCTTCTTTTAAACTCAAGCTGAAAAAAGTAAAGTTATGGACCTGCAGTTATGTTCTCTAATACAGGTTGCTGGCTTGAGTTTTGGACACAGTAGCACAGGTGCAAGTCCATTGTCCAAACATACTTCTCTTCATTAGCAGAATAATGACAGAATGACATGATTTGTTTAACTGAGGATTTAGGCAATTTTACCAGAGGTGGCCAGCATCAAGAGGAGAGGATTTAGGCAAAAATCTTTTTTGCAATTATTTTAGGAGggtgacaaaaaaataaatattatttactTCAGTGACGATAAAACACAGGTCTATAATAGCCTctaaaattcaaagaaaaatgcatatataatgtgtttttgaagtgCAATCTATTAGAGCAATactcagtttttaaaaaaaacaaacaactatTGTAGGTCAATTTGGTGTTAAATGGAATTTTCACAAAATAACTACAGTATtgtggtgttgttttttttgtttttttacatcaaaTGTCAAGTGTTCCCACTTTACAATACAATTACAATGAATTGCAGTGAATACTCcttatttttccttcatttttaacATTAGAAATCATTGAAATAACTGAAGTACACACATGGAAGTAGCAAAAAGTAAGAGGAAACAGTTTTTCAATGAAGTAGACTGGTTCCAAAGGTTGAACTGTTATCAGCATGGGTGGGAACAAGGAAGCCTTTTTCACCTGCTTGCTTTTGCAATTCATTTTACCAACTCAAATTTAGTCTCCAGCTCACATTTATCAAGAGGCTGTCTTATGGTGTTTATTGTTGTAGTGTTCTGCTTACCATTTAATTAATAGAAACACTCATTAACAGCAACTGCCTTTACCAGAACCTCGGCAGCTGAAAAATTTTGGTTCAGTTTTATAGTCTACAGCGAGGAAGTGTCCGCTAGATCACTATTTTAAGAATTATGGGATATAACTTATATCCCATAATTCTTAAGATAGTGTAAAGAACATGGTCTCGATTTTTGTCGATTTTGGTGTCCATTCTGCTTTGGGTGCACAAGCACTCCTGGGTCAGCAGAAGCCAGATCTGATATTAGAGCTGTAACTCATGAGCCTTTCACCTTTCCATTAATAATTTACTCTATTTATAACCTTTCATGTCACTGAAAATGAAAGACATAGTTAACATTGAAACAGATAAACATAGTGTTTCTTTAGATTTAGCAGGAGCACAGATTCTAATTAATCCTAATACCGGTATATAAACAGTAACAACAATATTATACTATATACACATATTTTTTCATATATAAAATGAAACTTTAACTTATGATTAGCGTTCTCATTAAATTACAAAATCATCAAACAACAGAAACCTTATGTCTCAGAAACAGTATTTAAAAAGTCGTTTCAGAAATCTTCATTTTCCTGTTCCAAGTGCAAAAGACAGAATTGGCACGTGCCATGTTTTATGCATAATAAGGAAAAGAATAAAATTGAAAACATCCATTATTTATCACAATATTATGCCTCTAACTGAACAGCTTATGTCATTTCCTTGTCACTGCTTTTTCTATGTATTCTAGTATTTGGCTGTCGATGTGCTCTGTTTCAGCTCAGAAGATATTCCTCAAAATTAAAAGAATTTTTTGTTCTCCTCAAAATGTATCATTGTTTTTCAACGCCTAGGATTCTTTATATCTGCTCAATAGTCCCCTGACTGGAAAATTTAATGTAAGAGGATTTTATTGGGATAACAATGGACACCCCAAGTCTATCTCATTACATTAACTAGCTGTATAACTTTATTCAAAAAGAAAGTTTGTTTGTTAATAATTCAAAATTATTGTTTCACCCTCAGTCAGTCAATACTTTTACACAATAATCCTTAATAATTATTCTTGCATAGCTATAAAATCATAACCTTTATTATTGAATTCCATCAACTGTTTACAGAATGAACAAATATATAATGCCACTATTTTAAAATTGAACATTTATtaggaaaatacatttttagaaAACACTTGATAAAGACCCAATAACTGCTAAATACAATAATGATTAATCAATTTTAATGAATATATAAATGAATTGGTAgcagaaaaaacagaagaaaagttgAACTTGACTCAAATGAAGCCACTGCATGCTCTATCTCCATCTCTGTAGgctagaaaaaaaagaaacatcacTGTTAATTAAGAAAGAGTACAGCATGGGTCTAGGACTACCTAAATATTCAAAATCTAAACTTCATTCAACACGGTGCAGATAATACTGTGAAGAGAAAGGGCTTGTCCTGTGGTTAATAATTGAACCAAACAACAGACTTTTCACTGCGGAAATGGAATTGTGACCTGCGGCTCGACCACATTTCCATTTCCTTATTTGAAACATTATAGGGAAGGGATTTAACTAagattaaatattcataaataaaacaagactAGGATAAT from Takifugu flavidus isolate HTHZ2018 chromosome 18, ASM371156v2, whole genome shotgun sequence encodes:
- the rrn3 gene encoding RNA polymerase I-specific transcription initiation factor RRN3, which produces MEIDSREFSIASPVKSVRFGGSVSEILAKHKQGDSSDYDLLKHQLADPCIKDAQIISWLQEIRSCVSQLNKDHEQLIYTVLKLPWIGRRQAVVEEYMTFLGNLVSAQTVYLCACLKMVVTYFTPMRVRICVEGVNISDSEDEDEYENLSRNFDQCHKALQLIAKYVPSTSHFLMPVFQENFPFIQKSSRTLECYVHNLLRVSVYIPSIRRDILELIIGKMLQLDVSASRSDIEEAEEIAMQNLQGHPLKEEGLFDMDEDMPANPSTMAVTSHSVAERLDTLMAVLMAYVKDICHVNGSLHVERTKELYRDLLSVFDKLILPTHASCHVQYILFYLCSFRLALTEAFLDHLWKILQNPSQPAILRQAAAGYLGSFLARAKFIPVLTVRACLDLLISWIHGYIDSQNSSGKQACCDINLHGPFYSTCQAVFYVLIFRHRALLEGHMKKGLEYLQSLNLERVVMCQLNPLKLCLPTVTSMFAAITRKYQIVFCYNVIERNNRQLLPVVRSSTGGDCVTTKTNPLDSFFPFDPYLLKRSGQAIEPLYQVWEEFEDTELLSPRTSKQGPREDDDDFLYGDTPKADAIVGMTPNSFDSNLCSPNSIGSPPITFQKPF